The proteins below come from a single Magallana gigas chromosome 10, xbMagGiga1.1, whole genome shotgun sequence genomic window:
- the LOC105336806 gene encoding uncharacterized protein, with the protein MTKNVKTIIILAFMVLTFLLWLVSMVTPGWLVFDYGGGPSFIKVQTSIFYIRFYTNGHWEYLSPKEFSKDVLFLLESQIQSVVAFVLCVTSSILVIIQLIYTSKNLLFFVIILLPVAATLEGVLILEMILANIRFISLMPLEEKLRWYFPYSILLSGLGTLFAIVSWVVAFVVHHVQSRKQDCQTPYLRMEETRDCPITEQSREKD; encoded by the exons ATGACGAAGAACGTAAAGACAATTATAATTTTGGCGTTCATGGTATTGACATTTTTACTTTGGCTGGTTTCTATGGTGACGCCTGGATGGCTTGTTTTCGATTACGGAGGAGGACCTTCT TTTATAAAAGTGCAAACGAGCATCTTTTACATCAGGTTCTACACCAATGGCCATTGGGAATATTTATCTCCAAAAGAGTTTAGCAAAGATGTCT TGTTTTTGTTAGAGTCTCAAATACAAAGCGTTGTAGCTTTTGTCCTATGTGTTACATCCAGCATTTTGGTGATTATTCAACTTATATATACATCGAAAAACCTCCTATTTTTTGTCATCATCCTCCTCCCAGTTGCAG CCACGCTTGAAGGTGTTCTGATTCTTGAAATGATTTTGGCTAACATAAGGTTTATTTCACTTATGCCACTGGAGGAGAAATTAAGATGGTATTTTCCGTACTCAATTCTACTGAGTGGACTGGGTACGTTATTCGCCATTGTTAGCTGGGTGGTGGCCTTTGTAGTGCACCACGTGCAGTCACGTAAGCAGGACTGTCAGACACCTTACCTACGAATGGAAGAGACGAGGGATTGTCCTATTACTGAACAATCACGTGAAAAAGATTGA